One genomic window of Aethina tumida isolate Nest 87 chromosome 3, icAetTumi1.1, whole genome shotgun sequence includes the following:
- the LOC109602247 gene encoding nuclear hormone receptor FTZ-F1 beta: MAADMRSPNVSVTPINMEPYPPPPLSNGTVSVSTNTDHHNHHHHHHLQQQQQQQRPRSTTAIVTNGLMSSDLLDTSSVDAEVAQIQFQSEQVNMRSKKNKRPEAEMAPRPMSWEGELSDGGGGGSGTVHDRDMCIDEETQTQIPENLSLSQSKQCSTTTISIDSKESPILRLKQPPMGSYSLHSTPSNSPLLSQRHPVTGVPMMGHKDLVHKALNVPPTPSPDSAIHSAYSVFSSPNQSPLTQRHVTLTPNLSRNNSDASHSSCCSYSSVSVSVSPTQQFSPTHSPIQGRHMHNIHNSPLHHNILYRSLQEDPTLQYAGEHDALDPDEDKSGLMHTSLPAAPGISRQQLINSPCPICGDKISGFHYGIFSCESCKGFFKRTVQNRKNYVCLRGAQCPVTVATRKKCPACRFEKCLQCGMKLEAIREDRTRGGRSTYQCSYSLPPSMTNHLELRSSTSDLRHDTHSGLTVKLEPPDSSVPHHKRVTLPGSKGVPPLLQEIMDVEHLWHYNEMELNKLNTEGHLGKEGGSGAVHNLSTHPLLAGTALAGSTDTNPDFVANLCNIADHRLYKIVKWCKSLPLFKNISIDDQICLLINSWCELLLFSCCFRSMSTPGEIRVSLGKSINLQQAREMGMQACIERMLNFTEQLRRLRVDQYEYVAMKVIVLLTSDTSELKEAEKVRASQEKALKALQDYTLSHYPESPAKFGELLLRIPELQRTCQVGKEMLTIKSKDGDGPSFNLLMELLRGNH, encoded by the exons ATGGCCGCAGACATGAG GTCTCCAAACGTTTCCGTGACTCCCATAAACATGGAGCCGTATCCCCCGCCTCCACTTTCGAACGGCACGGTGTCCGTTAGCACCAACACCGACCACCACAACCACCACCATCACCACCATCTTCAACAGCAGCAGCAACAGCAACGTCCTCGCTCGACAACCGCCATCGTCACCAACGGTCTGATGTCCTCGGACCTCCTGGACACCAGCTCTGTCGACGCCGAAGTCGCCCAGATCCAGTTCCAGAGCGAACAAGTGAACATGCGCAGCAAAAAGAACAAACGACCCGAGGCGGAGATGGCGCCCCGGCCGATGAGTTGGGAGGGTGAACTGTCCGACGGAGGCGGTGGTGGCAGTGGCACCGTCCACGACCGGGACATGTGCATCGACGAAGAGACACAGACACAAATTCCCGAAAACTTGTCCCTCTCGCAATCGAAACAATGCTCGACGACCACAATCAGCATCGACTCGAAGGAGAGTCCGATTCTGCGACTGAAACAGCCTCCCATGGGCAGCTACTCGCTGCACAGCACACCAAGCAACTCGCCCTTGCTCAGTCAACGTCATCCGGTTACCGGGGTGCCGATGATGGGCCACAAGGATCTCGTGCACAAGGCGCTGAACGTGCCGCCGACGCCCAGTCCCGATTCAGCCATACACTCTGCCTATAGTGTGTTCAGCTCGCCCAATCAAAGTCCGCTGACGCAACGCCATGTGACGCTGACACCGAATTTAAGTAGGAACAACAGCGACGCCTCGCATTCCAGCTGCTGCAGCTATTCCAGCGTCTCGGTGTCCGTGTCGCCGACGCAGCAGTTCTCACCCACTCACAGCCCCATACag gggCGTCACATGCACAACATCCATAATAGCCCATTGCACCACAATATCCTGTACCGCAGCCTCCAAGAAGACCCGACGCTCCAATATGCGGGTGAACACGACGCCCTGGACCCGGACGAAGATAAATCGGGACTCATGCACACATCCTTGCCCGCCGCCCCGGGCATATCGCGGCAGCAGCTCATCAACAGTCCGTGTCCTATATGCGGCGACAAAATATCCGGCTTCCACTACGGCATCTTCAGCTGCGAGTCGTGCAAAGGCTTCTTCAAACGAACGGTGCAGAATCGGAAGAACTACGTGTGCCTACGTGGCGCCCAATGTCCAGTCACCGTGGCCACGAGGAAGAAGTGCCCAGCGTGCAGATTCGAGAAGTGTTTGCAATGCGGGATGAAGCTGGAAG CCATTCGAGAGGACAGGACTAGAGGAGGTCGTTCCACGTACCAGTGTTCGTATTCTCTGCCTCCATCAATGACCAATCATCTGGAGCTTAGATCGAGCACCAGCGATTTAAGACACGACACACATTCAGGGCTGACCGTGAAACTGGAACCGCCAGATTCGTCAGTTCCACACCACAAAAGAGTAACACTGCCAGGGTCGAAAGGTGTCCCACCATTATTGCAG GAAATAATGGATGTGGAGCACTTGTGGCACTACAACGAAATGGAACTGAATAAGCTCAACACAGAGGGTCATTTGGGGAAGGAAGGTGGTAGTGGTGCAGTGCACAACCTCTCCACTCATCCACTGCTGGCTGGTACAGCACTGGCTGGATCCACGGACACCAATCCTGATTTCGTTGCTAATTTATGCAACATTGCCGATCACAGGCTCTACAAGATCGTGAAGTGGTGTAAGAGTTTACCACTGTTTAAAAACATATCC attgaCGATCAAATTTGCTTGTTGATTAATTCTTGGTGTGAGTTGTTGCTGTTCTCCTGTTGTTTTCGGTCAATGTCGACTCCAGGGGAGATTCGAGTGTCATTGGGAAAAAGTATTAACCTTCAACAAGCTCGTGAGATGGGCATGCAGGCATGCATTGAGAGAATGTTGAACTTCACTGAACAGCTTAGGCGACTTCGGGTTGATCAGTATGAATACGTCGCCATGAAGGTCATAGTTCTCTTGACCTCAG atacGTCCGAATTAAAGGAGGCCGAAAAAGTGAGAGCATCACAAGAGAAAGCCTTAAAAGCATTACAAGACTATACGCTATCACATTATCCAGAAAGTCCTGCCAAATTTGGCGAACTTTTACTACGAATTCCTGAATTACAACGAACTTGCCAG GTCGGTAAAGAAATGCtgacaataaaatcaaaagaCGGAGACGGACCCAGTTTCAATCTTTTGATGGAGCTGCTCAGGGGAAACCATTGA